The sequence below is a genomic window from Pseudomonas cremoricolorata.
GGCCGCTGCTGATCTTCGCGGTGTGTTGTGCGCTGTTTCACCTGGCCAATGCGGCGATGCTGCCGCTGGTGAGTCAGAAGCTGTCGCAGGTCAACCTGCATCTGGCAACCCCGCTGACCTCGGCCTGCATCGTTGCAGCGCAGTTGGTGATGGTGCCGGTGGCGATGCTGGTGGGCCTGAAGGCTGATGTCTGGGGGCGCAAGCCGTTACTGCTGGTGGGCTTTGTGATTCTGCCGCTGCGCGGCGCGCTGTACGTGTTATCGGACAACCCGTTCTGGCTGGTGGGGGTGCAACTGCTCGACGGCATCGGCGCCGGGGTGATCGGTGCGATGTTCCCAGTGGTGGTCAAGGACCTCACTCAAGGCACCGGCCGCTTCAACGTCAGCCTCGGCGCCTTGTCCACCGCATTCGGCCTTGGCGCCGCGCTGAGTCCGGGGCTCGCCGGATTGGTGGTGCAGAGTGAAGGCTACAATGCGGCGTTCCTGACCTTGGCAGCGATTGCCGCAGCGGCGTTCTGCCTGCTCTGGCTAGGCATGCCGGAAACCCGTAACTACACGGGTGATCTGGACGATAAACCGAGCGCCTCGATGGCCCCGGCGCAGTAGCCGGCAGCGATTCAGCCGCGCCCGCCCGCGAGCGCGCTGCGGCTGAGCAGGCACAGCACCAGCAGCCCCGCAGCCAAGGCCCAGAAGGCGCTGTGCAGCGAGGTGACTTCGGCCAGGTGGCCGATGAAGCCCGGTCCGAGCAGAACCCCCAGATAACCCAGGGTCGCCACCGCACTCAGGCTGCTGGCGGCGGCCATGCGCTGTTGGCTGAGCGCTGCGCGAAACAGCACCGGCACGGCGTTGGCCAGGCCCAGTCCTGCCAGGGCAAAGCCCAGCAGTGCGCCGCCCAAGGGCGAACATTGCGCCAGCAGCAGACCCAGCAGCGCCAGCAGGCCACCGCCGCGCAGCAGACGCAGGTCACCCAGATGGCGGGCCAGGCGATCGCCCAGCAGTCGGGCGGCAGCCATGCTCAGGGTGAACAGACTGTAGGCGATGCCCGCAGAGGCCAGGCTGACCTGGTGGGCGTCATGCAGGTACAGCGCGCTCCAGTCGAGCATCGCACCTTCTGCCAGCAGGCAGATGAACGCCAGCAAGGCAATGACCGCTACCACGCCACGCGGCCACCTGAATGCCGCATCGTCCAGCACTTGCAGATCACGCAATTGATAGCGGTAGGCCAAGCCCAGCAGCGTCACCGCCACCAGCGCCGCCGCGCTGGCCGCCTGCAACGGCGTGGCACCCTGGCGCAGCAACAGGGTCACGCCAGCAGCGCCAGCAAATGCACCGACGCTGAACAGACCATGGAAACCCGACATCAAGGGCCGTTCGGCGGCTTTCTCGACGATGGCTGCTTGCAGGTTCATGCAAATATCGCCGACCCCCAGGCACGCTCCGAACACCAGTAGCGCGACGCCGAACGCCACGGGCGAATCGAGCAACGCCAGCAGTACCAGCGTGGCGCTGAAGCACAATCCGGCCAGCTGCATCACCCGGCGCAGGCCCAGTGCACGCGCCAGGCGCCCGGCGAACGGCATGCTCAGCAGCGAACCAATGCCGATGCACAGCAACACACTGCCAAAGGCGCCGTCGCCCAGTTGCAAGCGCTGCTTGGCATAGGCCACCAGCGGCGCCCAGGCGGCCATGGTCAAGCCGAGGGTGAAGAACGTCAGGCGCGTGGCGCGCTGGTAGGGCTTGGAGCCGTAGGCGGTAGGCATGGGCAGTCGGTCCGTGGACGGGGTAGGGCTGTGACCGAATGCCAGGGGTGGGGTTCGCGAAGAAATGCGCGCTTGTCGCGGCCCTAGGCTCTGTCTGAAAAGTTCTGAGACGCCGGGGAGACAAGGCCGATGGCGGCCCCGCGAAAACAGCCGAGGAAGCGGTCGGAGTCGCGCTCGACTTTACTGGTTGTAAATGAGCATTCCGAGGCTGTTTTTAACGCAGGATCACCAAGTATCAGGGCTTTTCAGACAGAGCCAAGGCTGCGTCGGCGCCGAGCACACGGAAGCCATGAGTACCGTCGCGGCGCAACTGCTCGATCAGGCCGAACTCCCAGTCCAGATACCCCTGCATCGCCGCGTGGGCATTGTCAGTGCCCTCGTAGGGACGTCGGTAGCGGTCGCTGCGCGGCACAGCCAACTGCCGCTCGCCACTGTCCAACGGGCGCTGTTCGGCGATCCACGCCGCGGTGCCGCCTTGCAGCACGTACACCGGGGTGCGCGTCAGGGCTTGGAGGTCGCCGCTGGCCAAGCGCGCCAGCGCGCTGCTGCCGCAGGTCAACACGTAGCGCTCGGCCACCGGCAGGCGCTCGAGCGCCTGCGCCAGTTGTGCGCGGATCACCCAGTGCGCGCCGGGGATATGGCGTTTGACGTAGTTGGCGCTGGTGGTGAAATCGAGCAGCACGGTGCCTGGCTGTTGCAGCCACTGCGCGAGCTGTGCGGGGTCGATAGTGTCCACCTGGGGCTGCGCCGGCAGTGGCGGCTGCCAGTCGCCGGTCTGGCTGAAGTCATCGGCGCCAAGGCCGTCGAGCACCGCCACCTGCCAGCCCATCTGGGCCAGCCACGACGCGCTCATGTTGGCGCGTACACCGTCGTCGTCGATCAGCACGATGCGCGCACCACGCACGCTGGCGACGTGGTCGGTTTCCTGCACCAGCTGGCCGCCTGGCACGCTACGGCTGTGCGGCCAGTGACCGGCGGCGTATTCCTCGGGGGTGCGCACATCGAACACGTAGGTGGTGCGGCGCGGGTCGGCCTGCCATTGCGTCAGTGCTTCACGCTGCACACGCAGCACCCCGGCGCGGTCGGCCACCTGCCGGGCGCGGGCCGCGGCGGTGCTGCGGGTCGCGGCGCTGACCTCACTGAACTGCTGCGCCTGGCCATGGGCCAGGCTCTGTCCGGCCAGGGTCCAGCCGATGGTGCCGTTGCGCAGCGCCGCCACCGGGTTGGCGATGCCGGCGTTGATCAGCGATTGCGTGCCGATGATGCTGCGCGTACGCCCGGCGCAGTTGACGATCACCTGGGTGCGCGGGTCGGGCGCCAGCTCTGCGACCCGCAGCACCAGCTCGGCACCCGGCACGCTGATGCCGCCAGGAATGCTCATGGTCTGGTATTCGTCGAAACGCCGGGCGTCGAGCACCACCACATCGGCCTTGGCATCGAGCAACTGCTTGACCTGTTCAGCGGCCAGTGACGGGGTGTGGCGCTGGCTTTCGACCAGCTCGCCAAAGGCTTTGCTGGGCACGTTGACGTCGCGAAACAGCTCGCCACCGGCCTCGCGCCAGCCGGCAAGGCCACCTTCGAGCAACGCGACATCCACGTAGCCGAGTGTTTGCAAACGCTCGGCAGCGATCGACGCCAGGCCTTCACCATCGTCGTAGACGGTAATCGCGGTGTCACGCCGCGGCACCCGCGCATAGACCTCGAGTTCCAGTTTCGACAAGGGGATGTTAGCGGCGAACAGCGGGTGTTCCTGAGCGAACGGGTCCTCTTCACGGACATCGATCAACGCGAGCTCTTCACCGGCCAACAGCGCCTGGCGGATGTCGTGGAAGCTGCGGTGGGCAGTGGCAGTCATGGGGCAGCGCTCTCTTTGGACAGGTCCCAGATATTGGGCAGGTGGGCATTGGAATAACCGGAGATGAACGGCTTCTCACTGCCGTCGGCGGCGAAAACGGCGCGTCTGACTGCGCCGATGTTGCCGCCATAGACATGGATGCTGATCGACACGCGATCAGCGAAGGCATTGCTGACCTGATGCACGTCGCCAATGCGCGGCGACACCGCCTCGACCTGGCCCGGCTGCAGCAGCACGGCACTGCCCTCAGGGTGCAGCGCACCGTGCGCGTCGCGGCTGAAGCCTTGAGCGTGTTCGGCGCCGCGCAACATGCCGATCAGCCCCCAGACACGGTGGTCGTGAATCGGTGTGCGCTGGCCCGGCCCCCAGACGAAACTCACCACCGAGAAGCGCTGGCGCGAATCGCAATGCAGCAGAAACTGCTGGTAACGCTCAGGGTCAGGCTGGGCCAGGTCATCCGGCAGCCAGTCATCATGGGCGACCAGCTCGCCGAGCAAGCGCTGGCCTTGGTCGAGAATGGCCGCTTCATCGGCTTGCTGGTCAAGCAGCTCGGCGAAGCCGGTAATGAACCGGCGCAGGCGTTCGGGGTGACGATGGGTACTCATGGGCAGGCTCTTGAAGACAGTTCAGGGCCACCCTAGCAAGCGGTTCAATATTCTCAAAATGCAAAATAGTACTAAGCTAATATGCTTAATAAGCATCAATCGATAGCGGTTAGAACATGAGCTTATGCTTACACGGAATTTCACAATATTTTTTAGGTGCTTTAACTTATAAGAAACCCCGGTAGTTACAGACACCACGCCCGGTTGCACGCCGCCTCGTCGAGGCCCGCAGCGGGGCTGCGCTCGAGACCGCACGCGCGGATCGGCCCGACTTGCCCAATGGGCATCTGGAGATCCCCGTGCGTTACCTCAAACACCTGGCCGGCAAACTGGCTGTCACCGTGCTCGCCACCACCCTCAGCGTCACCGCTGCCGCGCAAACCCTGGTCGTCGGTGACCAGAGCTTCAATACCCGTGCGGTGATGGAAGCGGCCGGCGTGCTCGATGATCTGCCCTATACCCTCGAATGGAAACAGTTCACTGCAGGCTCGCCAGTGGCCGAGGCGCTGAACGTCGGCAGCTTGGACGTCGGCCTGCTTGGCGACGCGCCACCGCTGTTCCTCGGTGCCCTGGGCGCGCCGATCAAGGTGATTGCCGTGAGCCGGCAAGACCTCGGCGGCGTGGCGATTCTGGCGCGCAAGGATTCCGACATCCATAGCCTGCAAGACCTGCGCGGCAAGCGCGCTGCGGTGTGGAAGGGCTCCTGGAGCCAGCAACTACTGTTCACCGCGCTGGACAAGGCCGGCGTACCGCGCGATGCGCTGGAGCTGCGCTACCTCAGCGCCCTGGATGCTTCCCATGCGCTCGATGGCGGCTCGGTCGATGTCATCGCCACCTGGGAACCCTACGTCACCCAGCAGGAGCGCCAGGGCGCTCGGGTGCTGGCCACCGCCGAGGGGTTGATTCCGGCGCAGAGTTTTGTGGTCGCCAACGCCAAGGCAGTGGATACAAAGCGCGCGCAGATCAGCGATTTTCTCCAGCGGCTGACAAAAGCCCGGGAATGGACGGTCTCCGATCCTGGCCACACTGAGGCCTATGCCGACGCCTGGGCCAAGCGTACCCGCGCCGACCGCGACATCGCCCGAATCTGGTTCGCCCGTGCCCGCACCGATCTGGGGCCACTGAGCCCGCAGGCAATCGTCGATGCGCAGAAAACCGTCGATTTCTTCGCAGGACTTGGCCTGATCAAGGCGTATCCCGCCGCCAGCCTGTTCGACGAATCGTTCGCCGCAGCGCTGCAACCCACCACGGCCCAGGGAGTACGCGCGCCATGAGCAAAAGGCAGATCAAACTCGGCGCCCTGACCATGGGCAGCGGCGGTCCCGGGCGGCACAACCTGTGGCTGGACCCGCAGTTGCCGGCCAATGCCAGCGTCGATATCGACTGGTATATCGACATCGCCCGCCAGGCTGAAGCGGCGCTGTTCGACCTGATCTTCATCGTCGACAGCCAGTTCATCACCGAGGGCTCGCCCTCGCATTACCTGAGTCGCCTGGAGCCGCTGACGCTGCTCTCGGCGCTGGCGGTCAGCACCCAGCGACTGGGCCTGGTCGGCACCCTGACCACCTCGTACAACGCGCCCTACAACGTCGCCCGCCGCCTGGCTTCGCTGGACCTGATCAGCAAGGGCCGCGCAGGCTGGAACGTGGTCACCAGCGGCGATGCCGGCACCGCCGGCAATTACGGGCGCGATGAGCACTATGATTACGACACCCGCTACGCGCGGGCCAAGGAACACGTCGAGGTGGTTCAGGGGCTGTGGCAGTCGTATGAAGAACAGGCGCTGCCGCGCAATCGCGAGACTGGACAGTTCCTCGACCCTGCCAGGCTGCATGCCTTGCACCACCGTGGCGAGCATTTCCAGGTGGTCGGCCCGCTGAACATCGAGCGCTCGCCGCAGGGCCAGCCGGTGATCTTCCAGGCCGGCGACTCCGAGCAAGGCCGCGAACTGGGGGCCGCGACCGCCGATGTGATCTTCACCCATGCCGCCAGCATCGAGCAGGGCCAGGCCTTCTACCGCGA
It includes:
- a CDS encoding MFS transporter, which produces MPTAYGSKPYQRATRLTFFTLGLTMAAWAPLVAYAKQRLQLGDGAFGSVLLCIGIGSLLSMPFAGRLARALGLRRVMQLAGLCFSATLVLLALLDSPVAFGVALLVFGACLGVGDICMNLQAAIVEKAAERPLMSGFHGLFSVGAFAGAAGVTLLLRQGATPLQAASAAALVAVTLLGLAYRYQLRDLQVLDDAAFRWPRGVVAVIALLAFICLLAEGAMLDWSALYLHDAHQVSLASAGIAYSLFTLSMAAARLLGDRLARHLGDLRLLRGGGLLALLGLLLAQCSPLGGALLGFALAGLGLANAVPVLFRAALSQQRMAAASSLSAVATLGYLGVLLGPGFIGHLAEVTSLHSAFWALAAGLLVLCLLSRSALAGGRG
- a CDS encoding rhodanese-related sulfurtransferase, with the protein product MTATAHRSFHDIRQALLAGEELALIDVREEDPFAQEHPLFAANIPLSKLELEVYARVPRRDTAITVYDDGEGLASIAAERLQTLGYVDVALLEGGLAGWREAGGELFRDVNVPSKAFGELVESQRHTPSLAAEQVKQLLDAKADVVVLDARRFDEYQTMSIPGGISVPGAELVLRVAELAPDPRTQVIVNCAGRTRSIIGTQSLINAGIANPVAALRNGTIGWTLAGQSLAHGQAQQFSEVSAATRSTAAARARQVADRAGVLRVQREALTQWQADPRRTTYVFDVRTPEEYAAGHWPHSRSVPGGQLVQETDHVASVRGARIVLIDDDGVRANMSASWLAQMGWQVAVLDGLGADDFSQTGDWQPPLPAQPQVDTIDPAQLAQWLQQPGTVLLDFTTSANYVKRHIPGAHWVIRAQLAQALERLPVAERYVLTCGSSALARLASGDLQALTRTPVYVLQGGTAAWIAEQRPLDSGERQLAVPRSDRYRRPYEGTDNAHAAMQGYLDWEFGLIEQLRRDGTHGFRVLGADAALALSEKP
- a CDS encoding cysteine dioxygenase, producing the protein MSTHRHPERLRRFITGFAELLDQQADEAAILDQGQRLLGELVAHDDWLPDDLAQPDPERYQQFLLHCDSRQRFSVVSFVWGPGQRTPIHDHRVWGLIGMLRGAEHAQGFSRDAHGALHPEGSAVLLQPGQVEAVSPRIGDVHQVSNAFADRVSISIHVYGGNIGAVRRAVFAADGSEKPFISGYSNAHLPNIWDLSKESAAP
- a CDS encoding ABC transporter substrate-binding protein, translated to MRYLKHLAGKLAVTVLATTLSVTAAAQTLVVGDQSFNTRAVMEAAGVLDDLPYTLEWKQFTAGSPVAEALNVGSLDVGLLGDAPPLFLGALGAPIKVIAVSRQDLGGVAILARKDSDIHSLQDLRGKRAAVWKGSWSQQLLFTALDKAGVPRDALELRYLSALDASHALDGGSVDVIATWEPYVTQQERQGARVLATAEGLIPAQSFVVANAKAVDTKRAQISDFLQRLTKAREWTVSDPGHTEAYADAWAKRTRADRDIARIWFARARTDLGPLSPQAIVDAQKTVDFFAGLGLIKAYPAASLFDESFAAALQPTTAQGVRAP
- a CDS encoding LLM class flavin-dependent oxidoreductase, whose amino-acid sequence is MSKRQIKLGALTMGSGGPGRHNLWLDPQLPANASVDIDWYIDIARQAEAALFDLIFIVDSQFITEGSPSHYLSRLEPLTLLSALAVSTQRLGLVGTLTTSYNAPYNVARRLASLDLISKGRAGWNVVTSGDAGTAGNYGRDEHYDYDTRYARAKEHVEVVQGLWQSYEEQALPRNRETGQFLDPARLHALHHRGEHFQVVGPLNIERSPQGQPVIFQAGDSEQGRELGAATADVIFTHAASIEQGQAFYRDVKARAARLGRDPEQLLVLPGAEIYVGDTDEHAREIERHYHQVDHSFELALKEFGRNFGWHDFSQYDLDAPFPQQSLEYARSSFFTNARRIAEQARERNFTLRQAVEFGRQLRPGAFVGSAETVATKMADWFEARALDGFNIYIGHPEQFRRFTQEVIPLLQALGVYRREYQGSTLREHLGLAIPRNRHGV